The Sphingobacterium bambusae genome includes a window with the following:
- a CDS encoding MgtC/SapB family protein codes for MFEWFEDSRLQSIMMSILCGAIVGFEREYKNKSAGFRTVILICFGSTVFTLLSRMGNVSDDRIAANIVTGIGFLGAGVIYQGKFSVQGLTTAAVIWSMAGIGMMVGFEEYQLGFVLTALMVLVLSLFQKMEHLLSDIYFMRTIYVTFQDIQVSHLGEFESFMKEHKVRMQRKGLEKKGQHLTVVYEVSGNRKNIRRASEAIISLDYVYAFNNM; via the coding sequence ATGTTTGAATGGTTCGAAGATAGCAGGCTGCAAAGCATTATGATGTCTATCCTTTGTGGCGCTATTGTAGGTTTTGAGCGCGAGTATAAAAATAAGTCGGCAGGATTTCGCACCGTGATCCTCATCTGCTTTGGGTCTACGGTATTCACCCTGCTTTCGCGTATGGGTAATGTATCCGACGATCGTATTGCCGCCAATATTGTTACGGGTATAGGCTTCCTGGGAGCCGGCGTAATATACCAAGGCAAATTTTCCGTGCAGGGATTAACCACGGCAGCCGTTATTTGGTCGATGGCGGGAATTGGCATGATGGTAGGCTTTGAAGAATACCAACTAGGCTTTGTTCTTACCGCCTTGATGGTACTCGTGCTGTCGCTTTTCCAAAAGATGGAACATTTGCTATCCGATATCTATTTTATGCGCACCATCTATGTCACCTTTCAAGATATACAGGTATCCCACTTGGGCGAATTTGAGAGTTTTATGAAAGAACACAAGGTACGTATGCAGCGCAAAGGGCTCGAAAAAAAAGGACAGCACCTCACCGTTGTGTATGAAGTATCCGGAAACCGCAAGAACATTCGGCGCGCCAGCGAGGCCATTATATCGTTAGATTATGTGTATGCCTTTAATAATATGTAA